TTCTTCGCATAATCGTAGGGGATGCGATTCGGAACAAAGAGGACATTTCTGCTGAGAATTAGATGGTATAATCGTAGAGAAGCTCTTAAAACTTCTATTACCATTATTATTAGTAATTGACTTTCTCTTTGGGCTAGTAGGTTTTCTTACATAACTCGGACCAGAAGACGTCGAAATATTATGGGCGCCTTTAATGTCAAAGACGGACTCAAGGGTCTGATACCGAGCAGTCAAAAACTTATCCATTGTTTCCCATTTAGGTAGGTCAGAACTTGACCCTTGAGATTGCTCCCAATGTCCTAGGGTAACTTCAGGAAGACGGgtggaacatatgaaaacaaatataacGTCCCAATTCTTCGTATCAATGCCCAAAAGAGACAAATTAGTTATGCAGTCGCTCATAGTACGCTGCAATTGCTTAATAGAGGGGCCAGATTCCTTTAAAACGGGTGCAAGattgaataaaatcttgagttgGGCGTTTACAAGAACCCTTTTGTTCTCATAACGATCGACTAAATTTTGCCAAGCCATCTGAAAACCCTCATTAGTAATCGGACATGTTTTGATAATATCGCGGGCTTCACCTTCCGTCTTTTGCATCAGATAatacattttctgaatattACTGATATGTTCATTATCCTTATATAGGGCAGAGAACATGTCTCTGAACGTAGGCCAAGATTTATAATCACCAGAAAAAATCTCAGTATCACAAGGGGGAAGGTGAATTGGAAGGGATGAACTAGAAGACTTCTTCTTCGCATTGAGCTTTTCAATTAAAGACTCAATAAGGGCTAGTCCACGCACATACGTCTTATATGTTGGGATATATTTTGCCTTAACTTTGGCAATATCATCACTAGAACCCATAGTGTCACACAATTCCTCATAAATTTCACGGAAATTCTCCCAAAGTCGAATAATTTCCTGTTTATGAATGTTGAGGCTGTGGACGGTGTGATCATCCTCCTTGAGCGAAGTCACGAACATATCCAAATCAATTAAGCGGTCTgcgcttttaatcaaattcttgATATCAGACATTATTATtctcaataaaattcaaatttcgagtaaaaagtttaatttggtATGAAAACGGGGTTGCAGAACTCAATTCCAACAACAAACGTAAATAGggttcaaaaaaattcaaaaaagttaTGATTTTTTCTCATTATTggcaataaacaaatatttaatgcctttgaatatttttcgtaaattaaaaaatatttcaattttggtctTACCGACACCACTGTGCAACAAAACTACGTATTAGTATACGATACAATGTGCaagaatcaaaaatatttcaaacggGCGAAACTACGGGGTTAGTTCGatatcaatttaatttattatacaaaataGTCACAATTGCCTCTTACTTGCAATATTTTCcaataattaatcaattaaaataattaatttgaatatttatttttcaatgtaaaataattttcaaaattatttaatgaacAACTTTTGTTCCTATCGAGCCCACTGTGCAATGTTCAGTTACAACTCACTCGAACATGTAATGCAACCTGTAGTACAATTGAATGCAACACACACGTATGTACGTATAACAGTCAACCACACTACTGGATATGAGAGACGGGAGTGGGGGTAATAAAGCAAGCTGTTGGTTTTgtttggttgttagaaaccaaagcttatgggcaaatgaaacacaacaacaacacacagGCAAAGGAAAGAGTGACTTTGTATTTATTATTtcgtttatttcttttgttattcTTGCACTTTTGTTTACTTTATTTTCACCACTAATAAATGTCAACAACCTTACCTTGGTATGATGAATATTAAAAGGGAAAACAATGGTGATAGCCAATAATTTAGGgggtaaaaaataccaaaataaccAATCGATTTTCGGGCTCTAAAAAGAGAAGCTCaatgataaattattttattttaaatctcggGCGGTTTtatccggttcgaaggaccatTGAAAAGGCggggaattaaataaaataatatatcaaTGAGGGTgggaataaataaaaacacaattaaatttcgggttttaaaaaaaataaattaaaatttaatttattggcggGGGTATTCGTACCTTCGGGTATTTGAGCGAGAGAGTAAGTAAGTGAGCAACTTTCGTTCAATTATatgtcatttcaattttttcatatttcgttATAAATTTCAGGGGTGTATTTTACAATTCATTGTACCTAAAAACTAACAGGGTGCCAACctgaacaatatatatatatatatatatatatatatatatatatatatatatatatatatatatatatatatatatatatatatatatatatatatatatatatatatatatatatatatatatatatatatatatatatatatatatatatatatatatatatatatatatatatatatatatatatatatatatatatatattccaattgcccaaatgttgacgaaatctttgaaaatgtgttgaagaaaaatatgagaaaactttgacaaaacactaccctaaaatgcaacgaaaaaaccatgtggtttttaatacttatttgtgcaatgaagttcgtggtcaattgcaagaaattaaaaaaatggaaaattttagacaaataaccaaatagtttataaaaataggtaagtgaaaataaaaaatgaaataaaactttaaggaagtcactaaatgtatatctctttgcagaaaactaaaattatggattctacgttcttcaaaacattaaaaagcagaccgatgaaaaaattgttgacaattatctggaactgcttcaaatagtttataataattgtgttAATCAATGAAAACACTTCTAATAAGTTCAGCTATTATACAGAGAATGAATATATTGTAATTTGAAATAAtaatacattttatatttagaaCAAAGCAAAGCCtactatataaatatacataGTAATTGCACTTATGtaataaaaagtatatatacaaCATCTTCCCTCTTCAGATACCTTATATTTAAACTTCAAATAaaagattaattaaaattaataattattaaaCTATAAATACTGCATAAAAATATCCGTAGTGAAAGTCTATTACTCAAACATTAATCTTCGAGGATTTCTAAGTCCAGTTTCACGACTAATGCCTACATTTTTAGGTGTCTTCATTAAATGCTCAACATTCCGTCTAAAACAAGTCACATTGCTATCCAACACTACAAATGATCTTGGTTCCTCGCAAATTTCTACAATTTCccctggaaacaaacagcttgtGGGTGTTTTCTTAAACATTACCTTCTCACCTTTATACATTGCCTCATACTTCTTAGATTTCCTGTTGTAATATGCACAACTTCTTCTTGTATTATAATCAATTTTATCTCGGTAATCATCAACGTTAACAACCTTCGGCCTGAGATTATTGTTTACCGAAGGTATCTTCGTTCACAAAGTTCGTGACATTAAAATCTGAGAAGGACTAGGCAAATCTCCCTTTGGAGTAGTTCGATATTGTAGCAAGGCTATGTATGGATCCGAATTACTCTCTTTCGCTTtcgtcaataattttttaatcgttTGAATAGAACGCTCTGCCAAACCATTGGACCTCGGCAAGTATGGACTAGAAGTTATATGACAAATTCCCCAGGACTTACAAAAGTCTTCAAACTCTTTTGAACTAAATGGAGGCCCATTATTCGAAATAAATTGTACAGGTATACCATGTCGGGCGAAAATCGATTTCAATCTCGTTATTACATTACCAGCACTATATCCGTTACTAAGCAATTCAATctctacaaattttgaaaaatagtcGACAACCACAAGATACATTTTATTATTGAAGAGATCACATCCTACCTTATACCATGGAATATCAAAAACCTCATGTGGTATCATTTCTGGCCGTGTGTTCGAATTACGATATTTCAAACAAGGTTCACAACTTTGAACCCAGCCCCCTATGTCATTGCACATATTTGGCCAATATACAGTCCCTCTGGCCAAATTTTTACATCTCATAACTCCCATATGACCTTCGTGTATCCTATCCAATATTAGTTTACGCAAACTTCGCGGTATCACTATTTGATTGCCTTTCAAAACAACTCCCGATAAAACACTCAATTCATCCTTAAATTTGTAATAATGTTTAATCTCCGCCTCAACTTCTTTATTATTAGAAGGCCAGCCGTCTCTAATATATCCAGCTACCTTCGAAAGGGTTTGGTCCTTCCCAGTATGATCCCTTATTAGTTCCATGTCAGCAAATGGAAATTCTAAACACTCAGATACAAAGTTACAGTAAAGAGAAATTTCTTCATCTACCTCAGTGAGAGCAGTATCACTCAAAGGAGCTCTTGATAGAGTGTCGGCTATCTTCAAATCTCTTCCTGGTTTATATACCACTGATAAGTCATAGCACTGTAAGCGCATCATAAAACGCTGCAACCTGGGAGGAATCTTGTGTAGGGACTTTTCGAAAAAGCTTACCAACGGCTTATGATCCGTCTCTACGTGTACTCTCAACCCATATAAATACTGATGAAATTTCGAACACCCAAACACAATTGCAAGAAGCTCCATTTCTATTTGAGCATTCTTCTGAGTATCCGTCAACGACACTGAGGCATAAGCAATAGGGTTTCGTCCATGCATCTACAGATAAGCTCACCTCACTCTTAGGATTGAAATAAGTCAAAACAGGAGACATGGTAATCTCTTTCTTTAAACTCTCAAATTCCTTTTCATGTATTTCAGTCCAATGCCCCACAGCATCATGTCTTAATAGTTCTCTCAAGTTCCTAGTTTTAGAAGACAAGTTTTCTATGAAGCTACCCAAATAATTCACCATACCAAGAAATCTTTGCACATCTTTCACACTCTCCGGTTTCTTAATATCAACAATAGCTCTAACTTTTTCACCATCAGATCTAACCCCAGTCTCATTAAAAATGTGTCCCAAGTATTTTACCTCTCTTTTAAACAGTTTGCACTTCTCCTGATTGAACTTCAAGCCTACCTCTTTTGCCCTCTTgagaactttttccaaaatgtttgcATGTTCCTCCACACTTGGAGAAAATACTAAAAAGTCATCAATGTAAATCAGAACACCTGGAATATCACCAAAGAGTCGAACCATTTCCGCATGAAGAATCTCTGGTGCCGCGTTAATGCCAAATGGCAAGCGTAGAAATCTGAATCGTCCAAATGGTGTATTAAATGTACATATCCTAGAAGATTTGTCACTCAAAGGTATCATCCAAAATCCACTGTTCGCATCAAGCGAAGAAAAGTACTTCGAACCACTTAATTTTGCCTTACATTCCTCAATTGTAGGGAATTGGTAATGAGATCTCATTATTGCCTTGTTTAAGTTCCTCGGATCCAAACACAGCCTTAAACTACCAGTAGGCTTTGTAACTACCACAACGGAATTAACCCACTCTGTCGGTTCCTTAACTGGTACAATAACCTTCATATTCATCATCCTAtctaattccttttttaagcctTCATGTAGTTTAAACGGAATTCTACGAGGTGGTTCTACAACTGGAACAACATCGTCTCTCAACAATAAATTACATTCATTCTGCAAACAACCAAGACCCTTGAACACCTCCGAATACTTCTCaactaaattatttatttaaatgcaATTAACCTGCTTAATCAAGTTCATATTCACAGCTGATTCAATATCTAAAATATTCTTACATTGTAAATctacaataaaaatgtcaaaaggTAGCTGTTGTTTTTGTACACAGTTGTTACGTCTACCTTTCCCaagaaatttcccattaaaagtgcAAATTCTTACTCTAGGTTCTTTCAAATTGTCCAATAACTTCAAATCCTTGGCTGCATCGACTGTCAATATGTTCACTTGGGCACCAGTATCAATTTGGCACACAATCAACTGGTTCTTAATGATTATCTCAACATTCCACTCTTTTGTAATTCCGTCTTTATTTATAAGTTTTCCAATGAACAGGTCGTCGTCTCCTGAATAATCATGATATTCTTCATTATTCGCAGACATTTGaaaatagaaaaagaaatatgttaaatatttctttttctgACGGCACATCCTTGAAAAATGATTCATCTTACCACATTCACAACATTTAGCTCCATCAGCTGGACATTTGTCATTGTGAACCAAACCACATTTTTGGCAattaagtcccttaatcttatttttatttcgttttgttacacagtaatgcaacaacacgaaatttatttttagaattttgttttgtttctacagtcaacaacaacaacaacaacaacaacaacaacagtcaACAACTACTTACAGAAACTCGTTTCAAGgagacaacaacaattctaacgcgtacattagtagtgctttttcctagttttacgacgggctcttcgttgcttattatatttcatgttagcctgataccgaaacaggcaattaacgcccaaatgcattatatctaattttacaattattaataagatttagattaaggaacatgattaatagagtaatttaaaagaaaacgccagatacaaatctatacacgcctggactgtacatgtttcgattcgggcgaatgaatctttccacagcctttagtatagaactggctgggagagataactcaattttggactctttatgctaactccttaaggccggtactctgttcggttttcgcgttgaaactccaaaaccaaaaaatgcgaaaaatttgcgaaatttttttccatttgtgatactttgttttttcgtgttgaaaaactgacgtttatagcacggcgccatttgcaatgtgaattaagaaataatttatttattaaaatctatttgtgcgggtttataaatcaaacacggaccatatttttgttccgaaactatacaaaggatcaaaggaatagcagatcaattgcccaaggaaaaataaaatgttgttttgtaaaaacaagcaacaaccaccaacttaatacaatatcgctccctgtaaaatagcgctccaggctacctaaaaaaacgccgctttctatgtgcgaaataatggtttccataaaaatttttcgcaagaatgaacatagtaccggcctttatggaaaaaacatttgggaaatttcctcttacaaattgagtcatcttttctcccactgtacatcatcttttcatataactacaagtcccttaatcttatttttatttcgttttgttacacagtaatgcaacaacacgaaatttatttttagaaagctaatttgtttgaattcacctaagtggtgaacaatcGCACAATGctttttgtttctacagtcaacaacaacaacatgtgaCTACTTACAAAAACTCGTTTCAAGgagacaacaacaattctaacgcgtacattagtagtgttttttcctagttttacgacgggctcttcgttgcttattatatttcatgttaaggtgagtactatgttcgggtttttcaccaaaacactaaactaaaagtacaaaaatatatatgaagacgattatattttgatcaagtctttccaaataatggaaggaaaagatccaaggaattgattgcaaataattttatatttctatattaattaattaaaaaaagtaaccgtgaaaacaagctggttttcaacttgaaaactgaacgtagtactcagctttagcctgataccgaaacaggcaattaacaTTCCTAACATTTCTCCTAACATTTGGAGAGGGTTTTCCtttcaaaaaatatacaataagTCAGCCGTCGCTGGGGTTTTGTGTCCTGCCCTCCAGGTGATGGAATTTAAATCTGGAATTTGTTAAGGAACCGAGTTGATTTGGAACATGTGTGATAGCTCAAAATGTTCGTATTGATGTCAGCTTTCATGTtcccttgtccaaattttctaggttTTCAATATGTGGACATCAGGCGTGTGACCAGTTTCAACACTGAAATCTGGAATTTGACTGGGAACCGAGCTGATTTGAAACATGTGTGATACctcaaaatgtttgtattgaTGTCAGCTTTCATGTtcccttgtccaaattttctaggttTTTAGTATGTGTGCTCCAGGCTGGATTTAGTGTCCTAAACTTGGAGTTGCACGTAGAAATCATTGATTTCTGAAGCAAACTaaagcgctttacagactataagACGACAATGTCCGCGTCCAACTTTTCGATTAAAATCGTACGCATTGACCACActgcaatttttgtttgacaGACCAATGAAAAAATCGATAGCAAAAATCGATATGATAtcgatattttttataaacaataacaTTGAGGAGAAAATTGTGACGCTGTTATGCCTctatttgataaatattcaaaTTGTCACCTTCGAGTTGTTTTCCGACAAGAAAAAACAAGTGGACGGCGAGTACTTTAGGCTTGGTTTATTCTCTATTAAATACAAAtacattaaatttatttcttaaacaaaaatagaatatttacTTAGTCGGTTAACACACTCCTTCCAACTCAAGGCACAATCTGCTTCTGAGAACATTAATGATTACTCTTACAAATGATCACTTCCATTACCTCAGTTGACAGTTGATAAATTACAGTGTTTACAACTCAAATCATGACAAAGTACGTTACTCGCCGATAGTGACATCCTCTCCCCCGTGAGTCGATTCCGTAGGTTGAGATTTACCACTTTCTTCTACGTCTAATACAGCTAACTTGTTTACTGGCCTCCTGAGGACTCCGTTTGCCGTGCGAATTTCGGCCGATCTAGCAACCCCATCCTTTCCATGAATAAGGTGGACCACACGACCTCTCCTCCACTTCGACCTAGGCTCATTATCATCGCAGACAAGCACGAGGCAGCCAATATGAATGGGTTTGGCTGGACGAAACCATTTCGATCGTCTTGTCAACTCTGGGAGATACTCCTTAATCCATCGCTTCCACAATCCATTTTTAAAATTCTGTAACAGTCTCCATTGTTTTCGAGAGGAACAGGCTCGGTGATCATATTCTCCCGGAGTTTGCGTCGAGTTGATACATCCAAGGAGAAAATGGTTAGGGGTTAATGGTTCTGGCTCATCTGGAGTTACAGGCAGGTGCGTCAATGGCCTCGAATTGATAATGTTTTCCGTTTCCACGAGGAGGGAATATAGCGTGTCTATACGTGGTGAATGTTCTTTCAATACGACCCCTAGAGATCGTTTTACTGACTGCACTAAGCGTTCCCATGACCCTCCTGCCGACGGATTGGATGGGGTATTGAATTTCCATTTTATTCCTAATGGCACAAGTTTAGACTGCATAACTCCATGGTCTAGAAATCCCACCTCACCTGATAACTCCTTAGAAAGACCAACAAAGTTAGTACCATTATCACTCCGGATTTGTATAGGTACCCCTCTTCTTTTAATGAAGTTTCTGATACATAGTATACAGGCGTCACTAGAGAGATCCGTAGCTATTTCTAAATGCACTGCTCTGATTGTTAAGCATGTGAACAATGCGGCCCATCTCTTCTCACGTTGCCGCCTGATTGTTACATCTAAGGGCCCAAAATAGTCCAAGCCCACGTAGCTAAAAGGCCGTATGTTTGGTGTTACCCGATCCACAGGAAGTTGGCCCATTATTGGCTGTTGTGGCGCCGCCTTTCTAATCTTACATTTGGTGCATTTCGATGTTACCTTATTAACGGCCGACCGAAGGGCTGGAACCCAATACCTTTGCCTGATCTCATTAATTACAGTACTGTTGTTTCCATGATGAAATTGGCAGTGATACCAATTTATCATGATATGGGTGAAATTGTGGTTTTTGGGAAGGATACATGGCTTTCGTGCTTCATACGTTATCGCGACTGCATTATCCAATCGTCCTTGTACACGCATTAACCCTTCTTCATCCAGAAATGGGCATAAAGATTTTATATCACTTGATCTGTCAACTAGCAATCTCTTTTCCAGGCATTTGTATTCCAAGTGGAAAGATGACTTCTGGACAAGACGGCATAATATCTTTTCAGCCCAATTCTCTTCTTCAATTTTGAGGTCGCCTCTTATCTTCGTCTTCGAAACATTAGCATTATTAATGAACCGAAGGGCCCATGCCTTAGATCTTTTGAGTCTTCTAAAGTTGGAGAACCGAGAAAAATCAACAATTAGACCGTCCTCTGCGACTGCAGTCAGCACATAGTATTTTGATCTCAACTCTGAAGAATCATGCTCATTGTCGACTATTTCCATAATTGGCCAAGTATTTTCTGGTTCTAGTAGAAAGGAGGGTCCATTTTTCCAACGATTTTCGGGATTATATGTTTTCAACGGCCGAGTGGCCTCATCGGCTGGATTCATTGTTCCTGGTACCCATTTCCATTCATCTGGCACAGAACCTTTCAGTATTTCACCTACACGGTTCGCAACATATTGCTTATATTTCCTGGCATCCGACTGAATCCACCTTAGTACAGTATTAGAATCTGTCCAGTATTGAACGCGTGTTACTTTCTTTTTTTGAGATTCAAATATATGATCTTTAAGGCGGACTGCGAACATTGCTGCTTGAAGCTCTAAGCGAGGAACGGATTTGTATTTAGTTGGGGCAACAAATGTCTTTCCACAAATAAACAATACATTGTATCCATCATTTTTCTTTATACGCCAATATGCGACAACAGCCATCGCTAGTTCGCTAGCATCGCTAAAGATATGTAATTCTTTATTAAAATCATGACAGTAGCATCTTGGTATTCTAAAGTCCTTTACCTTTTTCATTTCACGCCACCAATCAATCCACCTATCATACAGCTCATCAGGGAGATAATCATCCCACCCCATACCAAACCTCCATAATGACTGCATGAATATTTTCCCCGTCACCGTGATATTAGCCACAAATCCAAACGGATCGAATGTAGACATAACAATGCTTAATGCTTCTCTTTTGGTCGGTTTCCTCCGTAGTTCAACTACATCACTAGCCGCACGATGGTATTTCAAAATAAAGATGAACTCCTCAGTGGAAGGGTTCCATTGCAGGCCCAGAATTCTTTCCACTTTGTCGCCCGATACATCCACCATAGCGACCGGCGACTCTTCAAAGTTTTGCATGACCTGTTCGGAATTGGACACTATTTTGCATAATTCGAAACCttcttttttatgaatattttggaCTTCCTTGACGATTGCTATAGCTTCAGAATCGGAAGGGAAACAGTCCACGTAGTCGTCCACGTAGTGACGATCTATAATCGCGCTCATAACACGAGTGTTTCCGCAGCAAAATCTTTTGGCATTCTCGTTTTTAATATGCTGAGCAATTGTAGGTGAACATGCGgccccaaaaatcaatcttTTCATAACACATTGCAGTACCGTGTTTTTATCATTTtcacttttccataaaaatctcTGGGCATTTATGTCTTCATCTCTAATTGCAACCTGTAAAAACATTTCACGTATATCGCCGCATACCGCAACTGGAAATTCTCTAAATTTATACAATACTGATATGAGCGAGTTGTTTAGATTGGGTCCAGTCAACAATCTGTCGTTCAACGATACACCATGAGCTTTGGCTGCTGCATCAAAGACTATCCGAATTTTGCCTTTATTGGGATTTCTGACAGCAAAGTGTGGTAAAAAGAATGTTTTTGGCGAAATTTGTGTTTCGACGCCAGATAGCCCTTTCGCGTATCCCTTCCTAAACAAATCGTCGATCCTTTCATTATACTCTTCCTCAAAGGCTTTGTCTTTCTTAAATTTCCTTTGAAGAATGTCATATCGATTCAATGCCATCTGGTAACTCGAAGGGAAGTCAATGTTATCGAATTTCCATAACAAACTACACTCGTATCGATCACCCACATATTTTGTTGTAGCACGCATAATTTCTATGGCCCTTTCATGGTGTTTTGGAACGACGGGTTTAGTATTTAATTTTACACCACAGGATTCTACTTCGAAGTACTTCTCCATCATTTCTTTCATTTGATCGTCAGCTGTGTTCGACTCTATTACATTGGTGCAACAAACCATTTTAGTATCTTTGTTTGTTTCTTCCAGTGGGCCATATAAAATGTAAACTCGGGGTTGTAGTAACCCCGAGTTTACATTTTATAACGAATGGTCCACTACCTGTATTTGTTGGAATCTCTATTGGCACAGTTAAATATGCGTGCGCAATACTAATTATCATTTTGGGTTTCGCAGCAACGTAATCAATAATTGACATATTTTTTAAAGTGGAATACTTTTCTACCAGCTGGTGTTTCAAAATGCTCTGCGTAGGTAATTCCAAATTATTTATGAGATATACTTTTCTCATGTTATATTTTTCGTTTGTATTATCATGTGGGCTGATTACTACATCAATGACTTCAGTTCTTTCCGATATAGACTTGCTATTAAGCCACTGCAATTTGAGCGTATCAGGTTTTCCCTTTATACCTAATTGTCGGGCTACTTCCCAGTCTAGCATAGTTGCATTTGCTCCATCGTCTATGAAAGCGTATATCGAAACTTCTTTTTCCTGGTGGTATAATTTAATAGGGATGATCTGAAATAATACATCTACATTATGTTTGTCGACGTGGCAACTCACTCTTTCGTCGGGGCAGTGCGCATTTTCCTCAGTTTGGTTTGTTTCATCTTTAGGCAATAAGCGGTTATGTTTGCGAGATCATTGGTTTATACCGCAAACATTTTTTGCGAAGCACGAATTTACTTGGTGATATTGTTTTAAACAACAGAAACACAACCGTAGCTCCTTCACTTTTTTCCACCTTTCATCAACATTCATACCTTGGAACAAATCGCACTCGTGTAGATACCCACAGCCACCTTGACATATCAAACATTTACTTCGGATACACTAACCATAGCATACTTATTTCCCTTTTGCGCAGAATTAAATTGTTGCCGTCTACCAGCTGCTTCTGTTGAAGTGCTCGGTAATGCATCTGATACCATATTAGCAAGTCTTCTCATGCTGTTTAGCCATACACTAAATTCCAGAATTGTGGGTGCAGTCGTCAAAGTAAAACAATTCTCAGCCCATTGCATTTGTTTACTTTGTGGTAGTTTGGACACTGATTCGCTTAGCAATGAGGGGTTTGACAAGTGATGATTGCCTTCAACTGATTTCAAAAACATTGCCATATTATTTACTTTGTTTGCAAATGTTACTATCTGATCTAATCTTCCTTCTAAAACTGGCTG
This is a stretch of genomic DNA from Haematobia irritans isolate KBUSLIRL chromosome 4, ASM5000362v1, whole genome shotgun sequence. It encodes these proteins:
- the LOC142235483 gene encoding uncharacterized protein LOC142235483, producing the protein MPEKNASQVSPIPILHSTVNAVTLSQPRKYTPYLNLKAIPKPGRYFMRIFRATTAEFEYTELQNIIRIREAIQGAARETVESLLSSSKNVKAIIEILKETYGRPEVLIKSQIQKVRMCQPVLEGRLDQIVTFANKVNNMAMFLKSVEGNHHLSNPSLLSESVSKLPQSKQMQWAENCFTLTTAPTILEFSVWLNSMRRLANMVSDALPSTSTEAAGRRQQFNSAQKGNKYAMVSVSEVEKSEGATVVFLLFKTISPNETNQTEENAHCPDEREKEVSIYAFIDDGANATMLDWEVARQLGIKGKPDTLKLQWLNSKSISERTEVIDVVISPHDNTNEKYNMRKVYLINNLELPTQSILKHQLVEKYSTLKNMSIIDYVAAKPKMIISIAHAYLTVPIEIPTNTETNKDTKMVCCTNVIESNTADDQMKEMMEKYFEVESCGVKLNTKPVVPKHHERAIEIMRATTKYVGDRYECSLLWKFDNIDFPSSYQMALNRYDILQRKFKKDKAFEEEYNERIDDLFRKGYAKGLSGVETQISPKTFFLPHFAVRNPNKGKIRIVFDAAAKAHGVSLNDRLLTGPNLNNSLISVLYKFREFPVAVCGDIREMFLQVAIRDEDINAQRFLWKSENDKNTVLQCVMKRLIFGAACSPTIAQHIKNENAKRFCCGNTRVMSAIIDRHYVDDYVDCFPSDSEAIAIVKEVQNIHKKEGFELCKIVSNSEQVMQNFEESPVAMVDVSGDKVERILGLQWNPSTEEFIFILKYHRAASDVVELRRKPTKREALSIVMSTFDPFGFVANITVTGKIFMQSLWRFGMGWDDYLPDELYDRWIDWWREMKKVKDFRIPRCYCHDFNKELHIFSDASELAMAVVAYWRIKKNDGYNVLFICGKTFVAPTKYKSVPRLELQAAMFAVRLKDHIFESQKKKVTRVQYWTDSNTVLRWIQSDARKYKQYVANRVGEILKGSVPDEWKWVPGTMNPADEATRPLKTYNPENRWKNGPSFLLEPENTWPIMEIVDNEHDSSELRSKYYVLTAVAEDGLIVDFSRFSNFRRLKRSKAWALRFINNANVSKTKIRGDLKIEEENWAEKILCRLVQKSSFHLEYKCLEKRLLVDRSSDIKSLCPFLDEEGLMRVQGRLDNAVAITYEARKPCILPKNHNFTHIMINWYHCQFHHGNNSTVINEIRQRYWVPALRSAVNKVTSKCTKCKIRKAAPQQPIMGQLPVDRVTPNIRPFSYVGLDYFGPLDVTIRRQREKRWAALFTCLTIRAVHLEIATDLSSDACILCIRNFIKRRGVPIQIRSDNGTNFVGLSKELSGEVGFLDHGVMQSKLVPLGIKWKFNTPSNPSAGGSWERLVQSVKRSLGVVLKEHSPRIDTLYSLLVETENIINSRPLTHLPVTPDEPEPLTPNHFLLGCINSTQTPGEYDHRACSSRKQWRLLQNFKNGLWKRWIKEYLPELTRRSKWFRPAKPIHIGCLVLVCDDNEPRSKWRRGRVVHLIHGKDGVARSAEIRTANGVLRRPVNKLAVLDVEESGKSQPTESTHGGEDVTIGE